DNA from Krasilnikovia cinnamomea:
GGACGACATCGTCAAGCTGGCCGAGCGGGCGCGCCGCGAGGGCCTGCTGGCGCTGGAGGACGCGGTCAAGGAGGTCCAGCACCCCTTCCTCAAGCGCGGCCTGCAGCTGGCCATCGACGGCACCGACCCGGAGGAGCTGCACGACATCCTGCACGCCGAGATCGCCGCGAAGAAGAAGGCCGACAAGGCCGGCATGAAGATCTTCGAGAGCATGGGCGGCTACGCGCCGACGATCGGCATCATCGGCACGGTCATGGGCCTGGTGCACGTGCTGGAGAACCTCAGCAAGCCGGAGACGCTGGGCCATTCCATCTCCGCCGCGTTCGTCGCGACGCTGTGGGGCGTGATGAGCGCCAACGTGATCTGGCTGCCGATCGCCTCCCGGCTCACCCGGCTCTCCGGTGTCGAGTGCGAGGAGATGGAGCTGATTATCGACGGTGTGCTGGCCATCCAGTCCGGCTCGAACCCGCGCCTGGTGGCCCAGAAGCTGCGCAGTCTGCTCCCGCCGGAGGTACGCAAGGCCGCCGAGGCCGCGTCCACCAAGAAGGCGGCGTAGCCGATGGCGACAAAGAGCGCGAGGCGCCGCAAGGGCGGCCACGAGGAGCACGAGGAGCACGTCAATCACGAGCGCTGGCTCGTGTCGTACGCCGACATGCTCACGCTGCTGTTCGTGCTGTTCGTGGTGCTGTTCGCGATGAGTACGGTCGACCAGAAGAAGTTCAACGAGCTGGCGGCGGGTCTGTCCGCCGG
Protein-coding regions in this window:
- a CDS encoding flagellar motor protein, translating into MDIATIVGVVAALVIVFTVQILEGGSPASILLIPSLLLVFGGAFMAAMAGGVLKDALNFPKLLQKAFLAKVAPPTRLVDDIVKLAERARREGLLALEDAVKEVQHPFLKRGLQLAIDGTDPEELHDILHAEIAAKKKADKAGMKIFESMGGYAPTIGIIGTVMGLVHVLENLSKPETLGHSISAAFVATLWGVMSANVIWLPIASRLTRLSGVECEEMELIIDGVLAIQSGSNPRLVAQKLRSLLPPEVRKAAEAASTKKAA